The Thermoclostridium stercorarium subsp. stercorarium DSM 8532 genome contains a region encoding:
- a CDS encoding sulfotransferase family protein, translated as MGYIRDLSIQFLLGCTLTNWIKLLWQNRDKPIYWKSLPKFIYITVVIILLTPVRLIEKLLFDIKVKNTRIEKDPVFVLGHWRSGTTYLVNMLSQDEQFAVTNAIHCFAPNMFLTCYKALDWLLSRVLPKNRHMDNVPLDTVSSQEEEFAIANMSTLSNYHLCFFPRNHAKYQKYAYFRDMTEDEIREWKKKYLFLLKKVTYQQKGKRLLLKSPTNTSRVKELLELFPNAKFIHIYRNPYKVYVSTKRLYEKFFPVFELQKPIPDEEADEVQMDIYVNMYKKFFEERHLIPEGNLVEVRYEDVVKDPLGSIEMIYEKLGLEGFEKARPRIEKYIESQKGYRPNKYTLDPKIMQKVAQRYDFAFKEFGYPKTLS; from the coding sequence ATGGGATACATAAGGGATCTGTCCATCCAGTTTCTGCTTGGATGTACTTTGACAAACTGGATAAAACTTTTGTGGCAGAACAGGGATAAGCCGATATACTGGAAGAGTCTGCCCAAATTCATATATATTACTGTTGTTATAATTCTACTGACACCGGTACGCCTTATAGAAAAACTGCTTTTTGACATTAAGGTGAAGAACACGAGAATAGAAAAGGATCCCGTTTTTGTTCTCGGACACTGGCGCAGCGGAACAACTTATCTGGTCAATATGCTGTCTCAGGATGAACAGTTTGCCGTAACCAATGCCATCCACTGTTTTGCTCCGAATATGTTCCTTACCTGCTATAAGGCCCTCGACTGGCTTTTAAGCAGGGTACTTCCCAAAAACAGGCATATGGACAATGTTCCGCTGGATACGGTATCCTCGCAGGAAGAGGAATTTGCGATTGCCAATATGTCTACCCTTTCCAACTACCATTTGTGTTTCTTTCCGAGAAATCATGCCAAATACCAAAAATATGCGTATTTTAGGGATATGACCGAAGATGAAATCAGGGAATGGAAGAAAAAATATCTGTTTTTACTTAAGAAAGTCACATACCAGCAAAAGGGAAAGAGGCTTTTGCTGAAAAGCCCCACAAACACAAGCAGGGTGAAGGAACTTCTTGAGCTGTTCCCCAACGCAAAGTTTATTCATATATACAGGAATCCGTATAAGGTATATGTTTCGACAAAAAGGCTTTATGAAAAATTTTTCCCTGTTTTCGAACTTCAGAAGCCCATACCCGACGAGGAGGCCGATGAAGTTCAGATGGACATTTATGTAAATATGTATAAAAAATTCTTCGAGGAAAGGCATCTGATACCTGAGGGAAATCTTGTGGAAGTACGTTATGAAGACGTGGTAAAGGATCCTTTGGGCAGCATTGAGATGATATATGAAAAGCTGGGGCTCGAAGGGTTTGAAAAGGCCAGACCGCGGATTGAGAAATATATTGAATCCCAGAAAGGTTACAGGCCGAACAAATACACATTGGATCCGAAGATAATGCAGAAGGTTGCCCAGCGTTATGATTTTGCTTTCAAGGAATTTGGGTATCCCAAAACATTGTCGTAA
- the holA gene encoding DNA polymerase III subunit delta, whose protein sequence is MSMNELKKQLKERNIGKLYFFTGPEQFLVKYYINEIIRILLPENVRSFNCNVFEEKVTFKQIEDAVSVFPAFSDRRVVVVKESSLFKTGESQQRYDDFFSSLPDYICLIFTHTEPDKRTSLYKSLKKYAMVVECEWQKADALAKWVVKVFASYNKKISANDAAFLVNLLDPDMTLIYHEIEKIVCYMGEKTQVTRDVITDIVSRSSKAKVFDLIDAMSQRRMSDALKIMDELIELKEPVPLIMAMIGRQLFILLKMKRLEQKRVPPPEMAKLLGIMPYFIDKTRKQAANFSADVLKRLAYKCAETDLAVKTGQIDGRLAIELLLMEIS, encoded by the coding sequence ATGAGCATGAACGAACTTAAAAAACAGCTTAAGGAAAGAAACATTGGAAAATTGTATTTTTTTACCGGACCTGAACAGTTTCTGGTTAAATATTACATTAATGAAATAATAAGGATACTGCTGCCTGAAAACGTAAGATCCTTTAACTGTAATGTTTTTGAAGAAAAAGTGACATTTAAGCAGATTGAGGATGCGGTTTCGGTTTTTCCGGCTTTTTCGGACAGGCGTGTGGTAGTGGTTAAGGAAAGCAGCCTTTTTAAAACGGGTGAAAGCCAGCAGCGGTATGATGATTTTTTCAGCTCTCTCCCTGACTATATATGCCTAATTTTCACCCATACCGAGCCGGATAAAAGGACCTCGCTTTATAAGTCGCTGAAAAAATACGCTATGGTTGTTGAGTGTGAGTGGCAGAAGGCAGACGCTCTGGCCAAATGGGTGGTTAAAGTTTTTGCGTCGTATAACAAAAAGATCAGTGCCAATGACGCGGCATTTCTGGTTAATCTTCTTGATCCCGATATGACGCTGATATATCATGAAATTGAAAAAATCGTATGTTACATGGGCGAAAAGACGCAGGTAACCCGCGACGTTATAACCGATATTGTTTCACGTAGCTCAAAGGCCAAAGTTTTCGACCTAATTGATGCCATGTCTCAGCGGAGAATGTCCGATGCCCTTAAAATCATGGACGAACTGATTGAGCTTAAAGAACCCGTCCCATTGATTATGGCGATGATAGGGAGACAGTTATTCATTCTTTTGAAAATGAAAAGGCTGGAACAAAAAAGGGTGCCTCCGCCCGAAATGGCGAAGCTGCTGGGTATTATGCCTTATTTCATTGATAAAACCAGGAAACAGGCTGCGAATTTTTCGGCTGACGTTCTGAAACGCCTGGCGTATAAGTGCGCCGAAACAGATCTGGCCGTGAAAACCGGACAGATTGACGGAAGGCTTGCCATTGAGCTTTTATTGATGGAGATCAGCTAA
- a CDS encoding DUF2264 domain-containing protein translates to MDRENRLNDRMYWLKILTKVIDPVLSSAAERKLKELMPVANKSRSNVSRLEAIGRTLCGIAPWLELGPNDGEEGVLRQKYAFLAREAIDAATDPESPDYCTFVYDKDAGGQPLVDAAFLSHAIVRAPRELWEKLDTQVKKNLVKALKATRCIRPVRNNWLLFSAMVETALYIMGEEFDKVRVDYAIFQHEQWYKGDGVYGDGPYFHWDYYNSFVIHPMLIDVVNTLGGSYGDYGMELQKTIMERAQRYAAIQEMLISPEGTYPAVGRSITYRCGAFHLLAQMALIEKLPERISPAQVRCALTAVIKNTLESSENYDSEGWLRIGVCGHQPGLAEPYISTGSLYLCTTAFLPLGLRPENEFWQAPPQKWTSQKIWSGEDMPADHAIDA, encoded by the coding sequence ATGGACCGGGAAAACCGATTGAACGACAGGATGTACTGGCTTAAAATCCTCACAAAAGTAATCGATCCTGTTTTATCCTCTGCAGCCGAAAGGAAACTGAAAGAACTTATGCCGGTTGCGAATAAGTCCAGAAGTAATGTTTCAAGGCTGGAAGCCATAGGCAGAACATTGTGCGGGATTGCGCCATGGTTGGAACTGGGACCCAATGACGGCGAAGAAGGAGTTTTAAGGCAAAAGTATGCTTTCCTTGCCAGAGAAGCCATAGACGCTGCAACTGATCCCGAGTCGCCTGATTACTGCACTTTTGTTTATGATAAGGACGCCGGCGGCCAGCCTCTTGTAGATGCGGCATTTTTGAGTCATGCCATTGTCAGGGCTCCCCGCGAATTGTGGGAGAAACTTGACACGCAAGTAAAGAAAAATCTTGTTAAGGCTCTGAAAGCCACACGCTGTATCAGGCCGGTAAGGAATAACTGGCTGCTTTTTTCGGCAATGGTAGAAACCGCTTTGTATATTATGGGAGAGGAATTTGACAAAGTACGGGTGGATTACGCAATATTCCAGCATGAACAATGGTACAAGGGCGACGGGGTATACGGAGACGGGCCGTACTTTCATTGGGATTATTATAACAGCTTTGTAATCCATCCGATGTTAATAGACGTTGTTAATACTCTTGGCGGTTCCTACGGTGATTACGGCATGGAACTGCAGAAGACAATTATGGAACGGGCGCAGAGATATGCTGCAATTCAGGAAATGCTTATTTCGCCGGAAGGAACATACCCGGCCGTCGGCAGATCAATAACCTACAGGTGCGGTGCGTTTCACCTGCTTGCTCAAATGGCGCTTATCGAAAAACTGCCCGAACGCATATCACCGGCTCAGGTTCGCTGCGCGTTGACAGCGGTTATAAAGAACACGCTTGAAAGCAGTGAGAATTATGACAGTGAAGGATGGCTGAGAATCGGTGTGTGCGGCCATCAGCCCGGGCTTGCGGAACCTTATATTTCAACCGGAAGTCTTTATCTTTGCACTACCGCATTCCTGCCCCTGGGGTTAAGACCTGAAAATGAGTTCTGGCAGGCTCCGCCGCAGAAATGGACTTCACAGAAAATATGGTCAGGAGAGGATATGCCGGCAGATCACGCGATTGATGCATGA
- a CDS encoding DNA internalization-related competence protein ComEC/Rec2, producing the protein MMKRPMLQASVAYCSGIVLACLIHHIFIILLIVPATIFLFLYGRKRKVVFSTSFLLCGTFISFGFVNYAYQYTLLSEPLIPYYENNVTITGYISDAYKVKNGRITFEFHIEKINHSEENTGRKILVNVYNVKNAADYSLGTGLILNGVLKNPPGSRNPGGFDYRNYLYTRRIAAIISLNENMVEKTRFVKKLPLKRFGLELREYIVNSLERNLSGEKAALIAAMLTGYRENLTETMENAFSASGLTHIMAVSGANLAFLIFPLLWIFSMVGLDRRTGSVMAIPFIFLYLLITGMEASVLRASVMAMLLLLGRALYRKVELVNSVAIAVLVLLAINPFMFFDVGFQLSVGATLGLGILYKRIEKIFPDKIPGIITETLSATMSAQAGVLPVLIMHFNKVSLISLLSNLLVVPVTGFATTFGAVCVVLHAVHPLLGKATGYVLEAVSHLILYVTDKCASVPWAEIYLPDWSYGAVFLYYVLIFLWGIYGINFFRKNKSAVIACAFVTGIVLLIQGIIPKPLKVIFTDVGQGDCIFIRTPEGRNFLIDGGGTYNEDETGYHGKRIILPMLMHEKVSHIDMALVTHAHSDHMGGILTLIEVFNVKSVGLPAYPDAETDFVRLINLCKDRNIPVYFFGEGDIIGFDNYTVFEVLNPPSSEIDIYGNLNNTSICGMLRFKDLSILFTGDIETEAERLLLKYGDHIDCDILKVAHHGGKESTTREFLDLAKPEVAVISAGSNNYGHPSDEVIERLSLKEARIYITKESGAVIVLSNGKNYRLKPWVKERKYTFWPD; encoded by the coding sequence ATGATGAAAAGACCGATGCTGCAGGCCTCAGTTGCCTACTGTTCTGGGATTGTACTTGCTTGTCTGATACATCATATTTTCATTATTCTTTTAATTGTTCCCGCAACAATTTTTCTTTTCCTGTACGGAAGGAAAAGAAAGGTTGTGTTTTCTACAAGTTTTCTCTTGTGCGGGACGTTTATATCTTTCGGTTTTGTCAATTATGCATATCAGTATACCCTTTTGTCGGAGCCTCTGATTCCGTATTATGAAAACAACGTAACCATAACCGGTTATATAAGCGATGCATATAAGGTGAAAAACGGCAGGATAACTTTTGAATTCCACATAGAAAAAATAAACCATTCGGAGGAGAACACCGGAAGGAAGATACTGGTCAATGTCTATAACGTAAAAAATGCGGCCGATTATTCCCTGGGAACAGGGCTGATACTGAACGGCGTTTTGAAAAATCCGCCCGGATCTAGGAATCCCGGAGGTTTTGATTACCGGAATTATCTTTATACCAGAAGGATTGCAGCCATTATCTCCTTAAATGAGAACATGGTGGAAAAAACGAGATTCGTCAAAAAATTGCCTTTGAAAAGATTTGGACTGGAATTGAGGGAATATATTGTTAATTCCCTTGAAAGAAACCTTTCAGGTGAAAAAGCGGCATTAATAGCGGCAATGCTTACAGGGTACAGGGAAAACTTAACCGAGACGATGGAGAATGCGTTCAGCGCTTCCGGACTTACCCATATAATGGCGGTATCGGGGGCAAACCTGGCTTTTCTGATTTTCCCGCTGCTGTGGATTTTCAGCATGGTGGGGCTGGACAGAAGAACAGGTTCCGTAATGGCAATCCCTTTTATTTTCCTGTATCTTCTGATAACGGGAATGGAGGCTTCGGTCTTAAGGGCGTCGGTAATGGCAATGCTTTTATTGCTTGGAAGGGCTCTTTACAGAAAAGTGGAACTTGTAAACTCGGTCGCAATAGCCGTTTTGGTACTCTTGGCCATAAACCCCTTCATGTTTTTTGATGTTGGTTTTCAGTTATCTGTAGGCGCAACTTTGGGGCTTGGTATTCTGTATAAAAGGATTGAAAAAATTTTTCCCGACAAAATACCGGGAATTATAACCGAAACACTGTCGGCGACAATGTCTGCCCAGGCAGGGGTATTACCCGTACTGATAATGCATTTTAACAAAGTGTCCCTTATTTCACTTTTGTCAAACCTTCTTGTTGTTCCCGTAACGGGCTTTGCTACGACTTTTGGTGCTGTATGTGTTGTTTTGCACGCCGTTCATCCCTTACTCGGGAAGGCAACAGGCTATGTTTTGGAAGCTGTTTCACATCTTATCCTGTATGTTACCGACAAATGCGCGTCGGTGCCGTGGGCGGAAATTTATCTGCCCGACTGGAGTTACGGAGCGGTATTCCTTTATTATGTGTTGATATTTCTTTGGGGGATATACGGGATAAATTTTTTCAGAAAGAATAAATCAGCTGTGATCGCGTGTGCTTTTGTTACGGGGATTGTTCTCCTGATACAGGGTATTATTCCGAAGCCGTTGAAAGTTATTTTTACCGATGTCGGTCAGGGAGACTGTATCTTTATACGCACACCCGAAGGACGGAATTTCCTTATAGACGGTGGCGGTACATATAATGAAGATGAAACGGGTTACCACGGAAAGAGGATAATTCTTCCCATGCTGATGCACGAAAAAGTATCCCATATCGACATGGCTTTAGTGACCCATGCCCACTCGGATCATATGGGCGGGATACTGACATTAATTGAAGTATTCAATGTAAAGTCTGTGGGCTTGCCGGCATACCCGGATGCCGAAACCGATTTCGTCCGGCTTATAAACTTGTGCAAAGACAGAAATATACCTGTCTATTTCTTTGGTGAAGGTGATATTATCGGTTTCGACAATTATACGGTTTTCGAAGTGTTGAATCCGCCTTCTTCAGAAATTGATATTTACGGCAATCTGAATAATACGTCCATATGCGGAATGCTTAGGTTTAAGGATTTAAGTATTCTGTTCACGGGAGATATAGAGACCGAAGCCGAAAGGTTGTTGTTAAAGTATGGGGATCATATTGACTGTGATATACTCAAGGTGGCCCATCATGGCGGGAAGGAGAGCACGACCCGTGAATTTCTGGATCTTGCCAAACCGGAAGTGGCGGTGATAAGCGCGGGTAGCAACAACTACGGGCATCCGTCTGATGAAGTAATAGAGCGGTTAAGTCTCAAAGAAGCCAGAATTTATATAACGAAGGAAAGCGGAGCGGTTATTGTCTTAAGTAACGGGAAAAATTACAGGTTAAAGCCATGGGTGAAAGAACGAAAGTATACTTTTTGGCCGGATTGA
- a CDS encoding GNAT family N-acetyltransferase, whose product MQLHITGENVDIKPLDEGSIDRVKGWYLDYDTYGFATGRKSIGNALNESLNSFAVGVYTKNGVLIGLITGEFKREKETILWIRTFLIDKAWHRKKFGTRAFNLLCKHAAEHMYVKRIYLSVSAENAAGINFWTKMGMTCVKTVETNERENNGKILIFEKVLRP is encoded by the coding sequence ATGCAGTTGCATATAACCGGGGAAAACGTTGATATTAAGCCGCTTGATGAAGGAAGTATCGACAGGGTTAAGGGCTGGTATCTTGATTATGATACTTATGGTTTTGCCACAGGCAGGAAAAGTATCGGAAATGCCTTGAATGAAAGCCTGAATTCCTTTGCTGTGGGCGTGTATACCAAAAACGGAGTTTTGATAGGTCTTATAACCGGTGAATTTAAAAGGGAGAAAGAAACGATATTGTGGATACGCACATTTTTAATCGACAAGGCATGGCACAGAAAAAAATTCGGAACACGTGCCTTTAACCTTTTGTGTAAGCATGCGGCAGAGCACATGTATGTTAAAAGAATATATCTGTCGGTTTCGGCAGAAAACGCGGCGGGGATAAATTTCTGGACGAAAATGGGTATGACCTGCGTTAAAACCGTTGAAACCAATGAGCGCGAAAATAACGGGAAAATACTGATTTTCGAAAAGGTTCTACGGCCATGA
- a CDS encoding ABC transporter substrate-binding protein, which produces MKARRAFITVTIIFFIVFLAGCEANHVFSEGPGTIPTVSGNTGIPVDRQIKLVDSGPVHGGTLTLGTTPIDSLHPFETSSRYVNYIFLFIYDPLFIQSSENNFEPWLVESYSHEGYVVWNFKLRQNVYFHNGRGLTSYDVRYTIRQLKKSNSPFYERAIVDNIKDFNIISSSQFEITLDKPDRAFIKKLVFPILPQNYEEEEYPVGTGPYCFERMTENELRLVKNDKWWHGETYIDEVIFKVYDEDKMLDAFQNNEIDVAFIKNVDFSRYRYRTDIDFRIYLSNESHFLYVNPQSIFGQSNRQTALFRYVAYRLHELNLGQVQYYELYSEEPIDVEGFRNELVRSGLSYDEKKNVFTLNGKTLDKILICVPKQDLPKLHTANFLVNILSDAGIQAEIVTVGKSNYKREIRSGKYDLSPVSDELKPWEELSDTLQRIQQDLGNGREDNFILPLYRNQQAVLFKNTIRGEKNANYWNPYQGFYSWYKPVFNEGSKNNNRQ; this is translated from the coding sequence ATGAAGGCACGAAGAGCGTTCATTACTGTTACCATTATATTTTTTATAGTTTTCTTGGCAGGATGTGAAGCCAACCATGTATTCAGTGAAGGACCCGGCACAATTCCCACTGTGTCGGGCAATACCGGTATACCTGTGGACAGGCAGATTAAACTTGTAGACAGCGGGCCTGTCCACGGCGGGACCCTTACGCTTGGAACAACCCCGATTGATTCCCTGCACCCGTTTGAAACTTCCAGCAGGTATGTCAATTACATATTTCTGTTTATCTATGATCCCCTTTTTATTCAGTCCAGCGAGAACAATTTTGAGCCGTGGCTGGTTGAAAGCTACAGTCACGAAGGGTATGTAGTGTGGAACTTTAAACTCAGGCAAAATGTATATTTTCACAACGGCAGGGGACTTACGTCATATGACGTAAGGTATACTATCAGACAGCTTAAGAAATCAAACAGTCCGTTTTATGAAAGGGCCATTGTTGATAATATTAAGGATTTCAATATCATTAGCAGTTCCCAGTTTGAAATTACTCTGGACAAGCCCGACAGGGCTTTTATTAAAAAACTGGTTTTTCCGATACTTCCTCAGAACTACGAAGAAGAGGAATATCCGGTTGGTACGGGACCGTACTGTTTTGAGAGGATGACGGAAAACGAACTAAGGCTTGTGAAAAACGATAAATGGTGGCACGGGGAAACATATATTGATGAGGTGATTTTCAAGGTATATGATGAAGATAAAATGCTGGATGCTTTCCAGAATAATGAAATAGACGTTGCCTTTATAAAAAATGTGGATTTTTCCAGATACAGGTACAGGACCGATATTGATTTCAGGATATATCTGTCCAATGAAAGCCATTTTCTGTATGTAAATCCTCAAAGCATATTCGGACAGTCCAACCGGCAGACGGCGTTGTTCAGGTATGTGGCATACAGACTCCATGAATTGAACCTCGGGCAGGTTCAGTATTATGAGCTGTACAGCGAGGAACCAATTGATGTTGAGGGGTTCAGAAATGAATTGGTAAGAAGCGGGCTCAGTTATGACGAAAAGAAAAATGTTTTTACGCTGAACGGCAAAACTCTGGATAAAATACTGATTTGTGTACCGAAACAGGATCTTCCGAAACTTCATACCGCCAATTTTCTTGTGAACATTCTGAGCGATGCAGGGATACAGGCCGAAATTGTAACAGTCGGGAAAAGTAATTACAAACGGGAGATCCGGAGCGGCAAATATGATTTGTCGCCTGTATCCGATGAATTGAAGCCGTGGGAGGAATTAAGCGATACCCTGCAAAGAATTCAGCAGGATTTGGGAAACGGAAGGGAGGATAATTTCATTCTGCCTTTGTACCGAAATCAACAGGCTGTTTTGTTTAAAAATACCATACGAGGGGAAAAAAACGCGAATTACTGGAACCCGTATCAGGGATTTTATTCATGGTACAAGCCTGTTTTTAACGAAGGCAGCAAGAATAACAACCGTCAGTAA
- the pgeF gene encoding peptidoglycan editing factor PgeF, with protein MAACGAPMWIPVPVSDELKAIAVFTTRHGGVSSFPFESLNLSFQRGDSAENVLKNFELLSKSTGIPMEYMVLTKQVHGCDITVVNKQHCGMGLLRERTFGESDGLITADMNVALVTFHADCAPVYLYDVKRKVIGLVHSGWRSTLLKISAKAVRIMEKEFNCNAAEIHAVIGPCIRKCCFEVDRDVYEEFLKVFPDCADAFLCTGKKWKIDLAGIIVRTLTDEGLSMGNIQDLNRCTVCEKQLFFSHRGGQGKSGTGAAVFMMTE; from the coding sequence ATGGCGGCATGCGGTGCGCCAATGTGGATTCCTGTTCCGGTAAGTGATGAGCTCAAGGCAATAGCCGTCTTTACTACACGGCATGGCGGGGTAAGCAGTTTCCCGTTTGAATCACTGAATTTAAGTTTTCAGCGCGGTGACAGTGCGGAAAATGTATTAAAAAATTTTGAGCTTTTGAGTAAAAGTACCGGGATACCAATGGAATATATGGTTTTAACAAAGCAGGTCCATGGGTGCGATATTACAGTGGTAAATAAACAGCATTGCGGCATGGGCCTTTTAAGAGAAAGGACTTTTGGTGAGTCGGACGGGCTTATTACCGCCGACATGAACGTGGCTCTTGTCACTTTTCATGCTGACTGTGCACCCGTTTACCTTTATGACGTTAAGCGTAAAGTTATCGGCCTTGTACATTCGGGATGGCGAAGCACTTTGCTGAAAATATCGGCAAAAGCCGTAAGAATAATGGAAAAGGAATTCAACTGCAACGCGGCCGAGATACATGCGGTTATCGGGCCCTGCATTAGGAAATGCTGTTTTGAGGTTGACAGGGATGTTTACGAAGAGTTTTTAAAGGTTTTTCCTGACTGTGCCGATGCGTTTTTATGTACAGGCAAAAAGTGGAAAATTGACCTTGCCGGAATAATTGTAAGAACATTAACCGATGAAGGCCTGAGCATGGGAAATATTCAGGATTTGAACAGGTGCACCGTGTGCGAAAAGCAGCTTTTTTTCTCCCACAGGGGCGGACAGGGCAAAAGCGGAACAGGGGCCGCCGTTTTTATGATGACTGAATGA
- a CDS encoding dipicolinate synthase subunit B — MSISGKRIGFGLTGSFCTLQSALAQMQKLVLLGADVIPVVSYAVKSTDTRFGTAEYFLEQIKMISGKECIASIADAEPIGPSKKLDLMVVLPCTGNTLAKLANGITDTPVTMACKAHLRNNRPVLLGIATNDGLGANAKNIGLLMNTKNIYFVPFRQDDPENKHNSLVCRMDLFIPAVEAALEGRQLEPVLV; from the coding sequence ATGAGCATTTCCGGTAAAAGGATAGGTTTTGGCCTTACCGGTTCGTTCTGCACGCTGCAGAGCGCGCTGGCACAGATGCAGAAACTTGTGCTGCTGGGAGCAGACGTAATTCCCGTTGTGTCATATGCAGTGAAATCGACCGATACCCGTTTCGGTACCGCCGAATATTTCCTTGAGCAGATAAAAATGATTAGCGGCAAGGAATGTATAGCTTCAATTGCAGACGCTGAACCCATAGGACCGTCGAAAAAGCTTGATCTCATGGTGGTCCTGCCCTGTACCGGGAATACATTGGCAAAGCTCGCAAACGGCATAACCGACACCCCGGTAACGATGGCATGCAAAGCCCATTTGCGAAACAACAGGCCGGTCTTGCTGGGAATTGCGACCAACGACGGCTTGGGCGCAAACGCAAAAAATATCGGACTTTTGATGAATACAAAAAATATATATTTTGTGCCGTTCAGGCAGGATGACCCTGAAAACAAACACAATTCCCTTGTATGCCGTATGGATCTTTTTATACCCGCAGTAGAAGCCGCGCTTGAGGGCAGGCAGCTGGAGCCGGTACTCGTCTGA
- the dpsA gene encoding dipicolinate synthase subunit DpsA: protein MQKTKYLVIGGDMRNFYLAELLKKEYHRVEIYGFDKKDIKNKNSSLAQMINDCDVIICGIPLVSPDGYVNMPFSTETLPLETLIEMIPEGTVFIAGKIEKDVRNTLENRGVNYIDLLDREDMAVLNAIPAAEGAVELIMRSTPRTIHNSRILILGYGRIGKVLARILTGFGAEVWVAARTYSDLSWIEAFGYKPVHLDDLERYITDMNVIVNTIPYQYLTADVLNKVRPDCYLIDLASQPGGIDFKHAEKLGLKTDWALSLPGKVAPLTAAEIIKKTVENVLTEGGRKK, encoded by the coding sequence ATGCAAAAAACGAAATACCTTGTCATAGGCGGGGATATGAGAAACTTTTATCTTGCCGAACTATTGAAGAAGGAATACCATCGGGTTGAAATATATGGTTTTGACAAAAAGGACATAAAAAACAAAAATTCAAGTCTTGCCCAGATGATCAACGACTGTGACGTTATAATATGCGGAATTCCCCTTGTATCTCCGGACGGTTATGTAAACATGCCCTTTTCAACGGAAACCCTTCCGCTCGAGACTCTGATTGAAATGATACCTGAGGGTACCGTTTTCATAGCGGGAAAAATTGAAAAAGATGTAAGGAACACACTGGAAAACAGGGGTGTTAATTATATTGATCTGCTGGATCGGGAGGATATGGCGGTGCTGAATGCCATTCCTGCGGCGGAAGGGGCTGTGGAATTGATTATGAGATCCACTCCCAGAACAATTCACAACAGTCGGATACTTATCCTGGGTTACGGAAGGATTGGCAAGGTGCTGGCGCGCATTTTGACCGGCTTCGGAGCCGAGGTCTGGGTGGCTGCAAGAACGTATTCGGATCTGAGCTGGATTGAGGCTTTTGGATACAAGCCTGTCCATTTGGACGACCTGGAACGGTACATAACCGACATGAATGTAATTGTAAACACAATACCGTACCAGTATTTGACGGCAGACGTACTGAACAAGGTGCGGCCTGACTGTTATCTAATAGATTTGGCTTCACAACCCGGCGGAATTGATTTTAAGCACGCTGAAAAGCTTGGCCTGAAAACCGACTGGGCTTTAAGCCTGCCTGGGAAAGTGGCTCCTCTTACCGCTGCGGAAATAATCAAAAAAACGGTGGAAAATGTTTTGACAGAGGGAGGGAGGAAAAAATGA